A single window of Salvia splendens isolate huo1 chromosome 8, SspV2, whole genome shotgun sequence DNA harbors:
- the LOC121743316 gene encoding trehalose-phosphate phosphatase A-like has translation MDLNSGSTSPVLTDNTRLGIHSGLLPYSHSGSAFSPLFLTIPRKRPGLLDDVKSSLLDTMISSSPTHNKLLKESNNDWMCKYPSALASFEQIAKSANGKRIALFLDYDGTLSPIVDNPDCAFMSNAMRVAVRNVAKYFPTAIISGRSRDKVFEFVGLTELYYAGSHGMDIMGPVSPSHGDSTNCIKSVDKNGKEVSLFQPASKFLPLIDEVHKSLLEITKDIVGAKVENNKFCVSVHYRNVDQKSWSIVGDAVEELLKGYPRLRLTHGRMVLEVRPVLDWHKGKAVEFLLKSLGLTNCDDVLPIYIGDDRTDEDAFKVLRVGNRGYGILVSPMPKESNAFYSLRDPSEVMEFLNALVMWKKKSVV, from the exons ATGGACCTCAATTCTGGCAGTACGTCCCCGGTTCTCACTGACAACACAAGGTTAGGCATTCACTCCGGTCTGCTGCCATACTCGCACAGTGGCTCTGCTTTCTCCCCTCTCTTCCTTACCATACCGAGGAAGAGGCCTGGACTACTTGATGATGTGAAGTCCAGTCTGCTTGATACTATGATATCTTCATCCCCGACTcataataaattattgaaagAGTCCAACAACGACTGGATG TGCAAGTACCCGTCAGCGCTTGCATCTTTTGAGCAAATTGCTAAAAGTGCAAATGGAAAGAGAATAGCATTGTTCTTGGATTATGATGGAACGTTATCTCCAATAGTCGACAATCCTGATTGTGCCTTCATGTCGAACGCT ATGCGTGTTGCTGTCAGAAATGTGGCCAAGTATTTTCCAACTGCTATAATTAGTGGCAGAAGCCGCGACAAG GTATTTGAATTTGTAGGTCTAACCGAACTTTATTATGCTGGAAGTCATGGTATGGACATCATGGGCCCAGTCAGTCCTTCCCACGGTGACAGCACTAACTGTATCAAATCCGTAGACAAGAAT GGCAAGGAAGTTAGCTTGTTTCAGCCTGCTAGTAAATTCTTACCCCTGATTGATGAG GTGCACAAATCTCTATTGGAGATTACCAAAGATATAGTTGGTGCAAAAGTTGAGAACAACaagttctgcgtttctgtacaCTACCGTAATGTTGATCAGAAG AGTTGGAGCATAGTTGGTGATGCTGTCGAGGAGCTTCTGAAAGGGTATCCTCGTTTGCGGTTGACACATGGTCGAATG GTCTTAGAAGTTCGACCAGTCCTTGACTGGCACAAGGGTAAAGCTGTTGAATTCCTGCTAAAATCACTTG GTCTGACGAACTGTGATGACGTTCTCCCCATATATATTGGAGATGATCGCACAGATGAAGATGCATTTAAG GTTTTAAGAGTGGGTAATCGAGGTTATGGGATCCTAGTGTCGCCCATGCCCAAGGAAAGCAATGCATTTTACTCTCTAAGGGATCCTTCTGAG GTGATGGAGTTCCTAAATGCGTTGGTGATGTGGAAGAAGAAAAGTGTGGTATAA
- the LOC121745631 gene encoding beta-fructofuranosidase, soluble isoenzyme I-like — protein MATTSFRYDVEGAAAAYAPIPAGPEAERPKTKKLFFLSILFTSIFLILLIINQKPTPQAEKLDVSIAKIPPSRGVAQGVSEKVFRGVSGGNLSFAWSNAMLSWQRTAYHFQPQKNWINDPNGPLFYNGWYHLFYQYNPDSAVWGNITWAHAVSRDLIHWFHLPFAMVPDQWYDINGVWTGSATILPDGRIIMLYTGDTRDEVQVQCLAYPANLLDPLLIDWVKDSSNPVLFPPPGIGSKDFRDPTTAWLSPGGDKWRITIGSKVNKTGISLIYETKDFIEYELSEEYLHQVPGTGMWECVDFYPVSLTEENGLDTSANGPGIKHVLKTSLDDDKNDYYALGVYDPIKNKWTPDDPEIDVGIGLRYDYGKYYASKTFYDQNTKRRILWGWIRETDAESVDLLKGWSGVQSIPRSIVMDKKTGKNILQWPVEEVDSLRLSKGSVEINDVKLAPGALIQLALDSPSQLDLVVTFDIDEATASVSASKDNMSYECSTSGGAANRGVLGPFGVIVLADDILSELTPIYFYAVKGSNGNTQTHFCADELRSSKANDVEKIVYGSEVPVLDGERLSLRSLVDHSIVESFAQGGRRVITSRVYPTKAINSAARVFLFNNATEATVTASIKIWKMDSADIHPFPFDHI, from the exons ATGGCCACCACCTCTTTCCGTTATGATGTGGAAGGCGCGGCGGCCGCGTACGCCCCGATTCCAGCTGGCCCCGAAGCGGAGCGCCCCAAAACCAAGAAACTCTTCTTCCTCAGCATTTTATTtacatcaatttttttaattcttttgaTCATCAACCAAAAGCCGACTCCTCAAGCTGAAAAGCTCGATGTCTCTATTGCCAAAATCCCGCCGTCAAGAGGGGTGGCGCAAGGGGTGTCGGAGAAGGTTTTCCGGGGTGTGAGCGGCGGAAACCTGAGCTTCGCGTGGAGTAATGCTATGCTGTCGTGGCAGAGGACGGCCTACCATTTTCAGCCTCAGAAGAATTGGATAAACG ATCCTAATG GTCCATTATTCTACAATGGATGGTACCACTTATTTTATCAATACAATCCGGATTCAGCTGTATGGGGCAATATCACTTGGGCCCATGCTGTCTCAAGGGACCTTATCCATTGGTTCCACCTCCCATTTGCAATGGTACCCGACCAATGGTACGATATCAACGGTGTCTGGACCGGGTCGGCTACCATCCTACCTGACGGTCGGATCATCATGTTGTACACTGGCGACACACGTGACGAGGTCCAAGTCCAATGTTTAGCCTACCCAGCCAATCTATTGGACCCCCTCCTCATAGATTGGGTCAAAGACTCTAGTAATCCGGTATTGTTTCCCCCACCAGGCATAGGTAGCAAGGACTTTAGGGATCCGACAACGGCATGGCTTAGCCCGGGTGGCGACAAGTGGCGTATCACGATTGGTTCTAAGGTCAACAAGACCGGAATATCACTCATTTATGAGACCAAGGATTTCATAGAGTATGAACTGTCGGAGGAGTATTTGCATCAGGTTCCGGGTACGGGCATGTGGGAGTGTGTTGACTTTTACCCGGTTTCTTTGACCGAGGAAAATGGGCTTGACACGTCGGCTAATGGGCCGGGTATTAAGCATGTGCTGAAAACAAGCTTGGATGATGATAAGAATGACTATTATGCCCTTGGTGTATATGACCCGATAAAGAACAAATGGACACCCGATGACCCGGAAATTGATGTGGGCATTGGACTGAGATATGATTATGGGAAATATTATGCGTCAAAGACGTTTTATGATCAAAATACGAAGAGGCGAATCCTGTGGGGTTGGATTAGAGAAACTGATGCTGAGTCTGTCGATTTGTTGAAAGGATGGTCTGGCGTCCAG TCAATACCGAGAAGCATAGTGATGGACAAAAAAACTGGGAAAAACATACTTCAATGGCCAGTTGAGGAAGTGGATAGCTTAAGATTAAGCAAAGGTAGTGTTGAGATCAATGATGTGAAGCTTGCACCAGGAGCTCTTATACAACTTGCACTTGACTCCCCCTCACAG TTGGATTTGGTGGTGACATTTGACATTGATGAGGCGACAGCCTCGGTCTCGGCTTCAAAAGACAACATGAGTTACGAGTGCTCAACGAGTGGCGGTGCTGCTAATAGGGGAGTTTTAGGGCCATTCGGTGTGATAGTTTTGGCAGATGATATACTATCGGAGTTGACTCCAATTTACTTCTACGCCGTAAAGGGGTCTAATGGCAACACTCAGACTCATTTTTGTGCAGATGAGCTCAG GTCTTCTAAAGCTAACGATGTTGAGAAGATAGTGTATGGAAGCGAAGTCCCTGTGCTTGATGGTGAAAGGTTATCCCTCCGATCATTG GTTGATCATTCGATCGTGGAGAGTTTTGCTCAAGGGGGAAGAAGAGTAATTACATCAAGAGTCTATCCTACAAAGGCGATCAATAGCGCCGCACGAGTTTTCTTGTTCAATAATGCTACAGAAGCCACTGTTACTGCATCAATCAAGATATGGAAAATGGATTCAGCGGATATTCATCCATTCCCATTTGATCATATATGA